The segment GACAAACATGGATGCCACTACATAGGTTAAAACATACGCTCTCATATTGGGGGTATATGTGTGGGAGGGCTAAATGAGTGTTTGGGGGAggaggtttatctgtgtatgtgttagagtgtggctacccgacccgagcccgacgggaCCCGATGGGTCGGGTCGGGTTTGGACAAAATTTAGAAATGATGCTCGTGTTCGGACACATGGGGCCGATATGCATTGGatgctttacatttaaaatggtTTATTATGTtgtaaccaacaggtctgcttcaCATGATGCAaagaacattttattttatttacaagaataaaataaaatgtaaaaaaagacctaacagctttcttcctgtgtgcaagactTGTTTATGTAGCCGTGCATTTCAGGCGGCACATCTTGGGCatggatgtagtggaggctaaacgtaagtaaacacagtttattcagTCCCTGAATTCATCACAGTTTCCAACCAAAATCACCAGGTTTGCAGGCTGACTTTCAACTGCCATGCTTGCATTGCCGATGTCAATAAGACACAATGGGGTGTCcccataatgtagcctataatacaATAGGGCTTCAGGGACATTTTAATTATTTACTTGTAGTGTGGTTAATAATACTGAATAATGAATTGCGTACATACAGCACATCATCACCTCTCTCTGACGGTTAATATCTTTCTCCCTAAATTCAGTCATGGATGTCATGGGAGTCTAAAtgctattcgccttattcacccggcggccagaacgaggctaaagggtagacttgccattacacctaagtccagcagatggtggtaatgcactctgtttgcaaactgccaaaaactcactgaagaacaggccagtgaaccccACCTTCTTTTtggtgagcttttttttggcagtttgcaaacagagtacattaccaccaccatctgctggactgaggtgtaatggctaGTGTACCCCTTAGCCTCGTGCTGGCCACccggtgaataaggcgaatagcaCATTTCTCCAGAGTTGGGGTCTCCAGCTGTCGTGGGACGGAGCCTCTGGAACCATGTGACATGTGACAGCTACTGCAATGGCTGCACACTTCACCGTTCCTGTTGCATTCACCTTTACCTAGCCAGTGCATCTTTGTTTTTGTGGGTATTCAAGATGGTCATTATGCATTTTATGTCATGAATTGTTGCTCCAAAACAGCCATTAATCCCTTTATTGTGGGGGCGAAATAAAATACTTTAAGCCCCTTCATATGACAATGGTGCATGCTGAAACTGTGTGGTCATTCACTTGTTTCCCTTTGAGAGGCTTTGGCTGGAAGAAAGCAATTTTAAACCTGGAATGCCAGTTTGGATGCTGGTCAAGAAAAACGATTTAAAGGTTTTTCTTCAGTGCCCCTGGTAGATGCATGGCATGCACTTGTGAAGAGGCATCATCACCTCTCCCACAGCCTCATAAATGTTTTCTGTCTTTGAAGCATGAAAAAATTAACTTTGACTTGTCTACCAAAAGACAATGAATAGTTAAAAGTGTAACATCTAGACCACATCTTCCTGAATTATTAGACGGATGTATAATGAATTATTACAGATGCACTCAGGGTATTACACTGAAGTAATAAAGaaaacatgcaaaacatgcatTTATGCTGTATTACGGTCCAAATGAAAGCTCtcttaacattgtttttttttcaaaagtttaTTGACTGGTAGAAGCACAGACAGTCGTGGTGTGcacacaaaacatttgtttCATTCATTTAGAATTTTGGTAAATGGtaacagtaaaaaaacaaactgtTTCTCAAAAGTATTGCTGTGGCCTTAACTCGTGGAGGGTAAACTAGAGACTGCGTGGTAAACAAGAACATTCAGTAAAGCTGCTTGGTTTGCTGCTCTAGAGTGCCTACTTTGCTCTACCCTAACAAAACACTGGTCCAATCTTTCTAGCGTGTCAAAAAAGGCACTTTTAAAgctgtttttttcttattttttgtctttttttgttgacTTTTAAGTGAAAGTTTCACATGAACAACATATGTATTGACGTTCCTTGATCCCTCTATTTTCCCTCAGTTTCTGCCTCCTCAtgcacccccctccccaacccTATTCAgactctccatcctcctcttcatcacagGTGACACATGCGGCTCATTCCAGGTCATCGTGGTTCTGGGTTGACTCATTGATCACCTGTGGGGATTGAGGGGATTCCGACATAGAGAGACGTGTGATGATTAGCAGGGACAAATGTCAACAGAGAGACAAAAGAAGGAAAATAGCAGCCTGAAACTCAACTCACTGGCACAGAACATGCACCAAACTCAAGCAACATTACTTAGACTCTAGACACATTATTTTGGACAGTAAATGCTAGTGTAATGGATTTGAATGTCATGTCCTCTGCTATTGTCTTGGTGCTGGGTACTGTATCCACTCACTTCTCCATCTCTGGTCTCAATAGTCTTAATCAGCACCTTCTTATGCATGGTGTCCATCATTGGTCTTCCATGGACTTCCATCATGGATTCTAAAAATGAAAGGAATGAGATGTTTTTTGTGTAGAACCTATGATAATACAAAAGGCTGTAAGTAAGAGAGTAAGCGGCCCAATCACTGGTCCATTTCTGAGTTACATCACTCTGGGTGCAGACTTCTGTTACTCATTTATAattcaggagattttaagagCAGAGGCTTGAAAACTGTGTCTGACCTATTCTGGTATGCAGTAGAGCAGACTGCCCTATAAGGGCTGTGAAGATCTCTGAGAGGAAGAATAAGGTGTTGTGTCATGTATGCACTATTGTGTCAATAACAATACCTACCTCTCAAGTTAAAAGAAGAGAAGTTGGGCAATGGAGTGGTGAttctgaaaaggaaaaaaagagcaaAGGTGAGAACATGGAAGAGAGAATCATAATTGTGTCAAAATAGGATAGTCAAAAATAGGCAAATAGTCAAAAGGGATATGGACATGCCTGAATTCACTGAATTCACAGTCTTAAAACTTGTTTCAAGTGGCAAAGATGGCATCTCATACGGTCACGGTGTAATGCAGATCAGAGAGACGCTGTGGCAGATTCTCACCTGCTCTCTTCACCCTCCAGCAGTTTTCTGTAAGTGGCGATCTCAATGTCCAGCGCCATTTTGACATTAAGCAGATCCTGGTACTCGCGCAGGTGGCGTGCCATCTCATCCTTCATGTTACGGATGTCTTCCTCCAGGCGGACAATGTTGTCCTGGTAACCAGCCGCCTCGTTGGAGAAGCAgtcctctgtctccctcatcTGTCGTTCCAGTGACTCATTCTGAAGGTAAAGAAAAGAAAGTACAGTTCAAACtaacattattttttatataaatatttgttTCAATATTTGTAGCACTAATAGAATTTCCTTTCTTATTTGCTCTTAACTGATCTGCACTATTCAACTTCATCCGACTCACGTTGTTCATGACCGTGACAAAGCAAAATGTCGGTTGCATAAGAGTCTTGTACCATGTTCAATTTTAGCAAGCCCCCCCCCAACCTCCAAACTTACATCTCTTTTGGGAGCCCTCTTTCCGCTCCAATGGTGGCACTAGTTGTCATGAGTGAGGATAAAggatgctggtggtggtggtggcactaGTTGTCATGTGTGAGGATAAAGGatgctgatggtggtggtggcactAGTTGTCATGTGTGAGGATAAAGGATGCTGATGGTGGTGGCACTAGTTGTCATGTGTGAGGATAAAGGATACTGGTGGTGGCGGCACTAGTTGTCATGTGTGAGGATAAAGGatgctgatggtggtggtggcactAGTTGTCATGTGTGAGGATAAAGGATGCTGATGGTGGTGGCACTAGTTGTCATGTGTGAGGATAAAGGATGCTGATGGTGGTGGGATAAAGGATACTGGTGGTGGTGGCACTAGTTGTCATGCGTGAGGATAAAGGatgctgatggtggtggtggcactAGTTGTCATGCGTGAGGATAAAGGatgctgatggtggtggtggctgaCTCACCATGCCTTTCAGGGCATCGACCTCACAAGTGAGAGCCTGCACCTGTCGGCGATAGTCATTGGCTTCCTGCTTAGCCTGACGGATGGCATCAGTATTACGAGCAGCTGCTTCAGACAGGTCCGCAAACTGCACAGAAAGAGGtcagaagagagacagagagagatagagagagcattaaagcaataatgtaatgtatgtgtttctgtatcTTCTTATGGCAATATAAAACGCTGTGGATGAAGAAAATACTTCATAGTGTATGTCCATAATAATATCTAGTCTTTACAGTAAAATGACACTTATTCTATTCATGCTCCTTATTCTTCTTCTACACACAATATATAAGTAGAAAGACAGAGCACAGTACTAAAGGACAGAGCATCATGAGagaatagacagacacacacacacacagaatgagagagagagatacacgcTCCCTGGATTACACATGCTAAAAAGGGTTTGATCTCCTTTGGAAAAATGCCACCATTTAATTCCTTTGAACCACCTCGCAGACAAAAGATCATGGCAGCAGACTCTTCCCAGGTCACACTTTCACCTCTCATTGTGATCTGAGACTGAAATAGCAAATCAATGGAGCCGGTCAATAACCTAATTAGGCTATGCTTTTTAAGGATGGGGGTAGGAAACGTCTTTTGTTCTCGCAGAGTGTCCAGATGTCCTTCAGGGCCTGATGGTGGCCCAAGCACACCATCTGCTCCGCACTTAAGGACACATCCTCTAGAGAAGGCCACTTGAATGTATCCACACTGCCTCTAGAGAGACAGATCATCCCCACGGTCTTACACATGTGTATGCTGACACACTCACTTTGGATTTGTACCAGTCCTCGGACTCCTGGAGGTTCTTGGTAGCCAGTGACTCGTACTGCAGTCTGACGTCCCGCAGCGCAGCGGTCAGGTCGGGTTTGGCCACATCCATATCAATCTGAACATGCTGCTGCTGGATTTGAGCCTGAAGGTCACACATCtcctgcagagacagagagaaagagatggattaTTAAGACATGGTCTGGGTTGTGGGTATGTGGGGTATTATGACAGGGAATGAGAGGTCACATGCCTGGTTCACTCATGCATATTCAAGAAAATGTTTCCTGATTTTGTCCTACGTTTTTCTACAGAGATTTGATTTTCAGTAAGGTTTTATCTTGTGGATTTACAAACAACAGTGATACTGTAAGACAAAACAATGTAACTTGGTGACTGACTGTCCTCATAATGTCCAATGgctttttagcccattaaattaaattaattggtCTTCTATCCCGTGCATTTCCTGGGTAGGATGTTTAAACATGAACAGTCTCCTCTCGGGAAGACAGCTGCTTTCCTTCCTTATCCCTCTGACATAATACTGCCGCTTCCGTTGAGCGTATAATCACCATGGCGGTGCCCCACCCACTCTACCCGCCAATCTCATTATGCTCTCAACTCCCGGTGAGATTGTCAGCCATTGGCTGACCTAAGGCAGCCTGCtccaggagagacagagacagggtgTTTGGGTCAGGTGGTTGGAGCGGCGCAGGGGGAGGCTGCCTGCCGGCTCTGTGTCCTTCCTCACCTCATCATGAAGCTTCTTCAGGAAGATGATCTCCTCTTGCAGGGACTCCACCTTCCTCTCCAGGTCAAGACGGGCCAGGGCCGCATTATCCACATCctgcaaccaaacacacacacacacacgcacaccacacacacagagacaagtgTAACACAAACAGAATATACAAGTGAGACAGATAGTCCAAAACCCAGGGTTAAGGCTGAACTTTACAGTCTTTCATCCAGAGTTCAATTTATCAACCACTACAGTACCACCCTGAATTGAATAACTCTGTTGGTCGTAAAAAAATTGATAGGTAATATGTAATGTTGCATGTAGAGAAAACCAAAAGGGATAGggcatttttttttccctttcacaGAAGAATCTCTGTTGGTCGTAAAAAAATTGATAGGTAATATGTAATGTTGCATGTAGAGAAAACCAAAAGGGATAGggcatttttttccctttcacaGAAGAATGGCCAAGATAAGGGTAGGTTTAAGCACCATCTCTGTGACTTTCTGTTATTATTCACAGGAAGTCACAGCCACAGGAAGCGCCACATTTGTACAACAGTACAGCACAGATCTGGGGATGACAATCTGCTAAGTGTGACTGGTATgtagaaacaaaataaaaacttGGCTATTTGCTGATGTGGAGTCCTAGTTAACTAGAAGCCAGTACATCTCCTCACAAAGTCAGCAGCTTGCCCTACACAGTAGGCCCTCTTGACAGACAATGGTTGAGGCCTTTAGTTCACTGTTTCTGCTCTTCAGTCCCAACCTCTCCacccctagacacacacacacacgcacacacacacacacaaacacacacacaacacacacacacacacacacacacacacacacacacacacacacagaacaacagcTTGCCTTGTCATCTTCCCACAACCCCCCTCTCCTCATCAGCTCTGAAACAATGCCGACGGAGAAGCCGCTTTCCTGCTGCCACAAAGCAGCCCTTTTAAATGGCGCTGGCCAAACCAACACTGGGTGGCAGCCTGACCAGATCCTGCCAGTTTCCTAGGTGCTGGGCGTCGTCCTCAGTTGAACAGCTTCCAACAGATGTTTGCACTTTGTACATTCTTTCAGGATCTACATCAACGCTCAGTACACTTAAAAATATGGCAAGCAGTACCCTTAAACTTTGGTTtggtttttacattttcattcattctgtGCTTTCTCAAAAAATGCATTGTGGGAAAATAATGTTGTTATAGGAATTCAGCCAATTAAATCAAAAGTTATGGGAATGACTTAATGTAATTAACTGACTGATCTGGGCTCAAATTGGGCCACAGTGTCTGCCTGGCTTGACAGCGGTGACTGAGATGGATGGAATTTGAACTAAGCTGACTTCAAGCCAGCAGAATAACAGCAACTATTCAAAGGTGTGCCTTGCTGTCAACCTAACTAGATAATTTTACATCCCCCCCACCATGCTTTGGAgtgaacacatactgtaacacacCTGTCTGAAGCCTTGGAGGTTGTTTTCAGCATCTTCTCTCTGAAGCATCTCATCCTGCAGCCTGCAAATGACATCTGACAGTGTTAGAACTGTTTGTTGTATGAGCCACACCCACTTCTGCATGTGTTTAACAGACTAGCCTATATTCCTATGGTAGGGACCTACACAAATAACCCACGTTTCTATAGGACGTTCATGGAAACGAAATACAATAAATGTAAAAGCTTCGGGCACTAGGAGTAAAATGTAAAGGTTTCATTCAATGCTAATTCACACAATCCTAATTTCTCTATCAGAGCAGAACTTGAACCAGGTAGCAAAACCAAGCCAGGCTCCAGTATgtgatttaaaacaaaatagcctGCTTTCTTCTTTCAAATACCAGGCTCCAGTATgtgatttaaaacaaaatagcctGCTTTCTTCTTTCATATACCTTTGAGATACAGAATACTGGACTACATCTTAGGCAGCGATTATTTTGATGAACATAACCAACGACATCCAATAGATTACATTAGGTTACTACACTACAGTCTTTTGTCGACAGGACAAAATGTACTTTCCAGTGCGCATACTTTCACGCTTCCTATAGTTGTGTTAAAATAttaggcctatagatagaacCATGCATACTTCTCACGAAGCTTCTGGATGTCATCTCCCAAGTTGTCCCGGTCCAACTCGACTCTGGATTTCTCGTTGGTAAGCTGGTCCACCTGACGGCGCAgctccctcatctcctcctcataCAGGTCCCCGACGCGGGACATACCTTTGCCCCTAAGCTGATCCAACTCTGCGATGAGAATTTTGTTCTGCTGCTCCAAGAACCGAACTTTATCGATGTAGCTGGCAAACCTGTCGTTGAGGTGCTGCATCTCTGCCTTTTCATTAGTCCGGTTCGCTTTGAAGTCCGCTGTGATGGCATCGGAGAGAGCAAAGTCCACATTATCGCTGCTGAGTTTGATCATGGCACTGCTGCGGAGCCTGCTGGTCTTGCTGGCAAAGATGCTAGGGGGAGCGGACGACACGCTGTAGGATGTCCGGGAAGAGCGTACTGGACTGGAGTACTGGCGACTTGAGTAAGTAGAACGAGTCATGGAGGGCCGCTGCTCGGTCCTACCGAACATCCTATTGTAAGAGGACTGGACCGTGGATCTTGACATTTTGTAATCCTTCAGTGCTTGAGTTACTTCTCTTTTTTATCGCGTATACTTCCCTCCTACCAGCTTTCCGTGCGCACAAATCAACTACTGCCCCAGCAACACTGATGCTGAGTGTGAGAGCGGATTTATACTCCCCTCCCTATGCAAATAACATAACGGTGCAGAGAGAGTGACTGACAGAACCAGCAGCCTGTGGTTAAGCTCCACACAACAAATGGCCAACTGCATTTACGTAAGTTAACCACAGCTGATACGAAGGCTTGGGTGGGGCATGAAACTCTCGATCCCATATTGGGACAAAGGCAGGTGGAGTCTatctttaataaataaaaagtatttGATTTTTCACTGCGCATTCGTTGttgacatttgcatttgacaTTTTGCATAGGCATTCAAGTCATTAAATGACAATGTGGTGTAGCAGATTTGCGATCTAACTAAGGCCTATATCTTGTTTAGTTTTCTGAGCACATTAAATTGCATTGCTTGTTTCCTGTGTGAAATCTGATTTTAGCATGATCTAATTAAGGTAAacgaaaaaaacacaaaaaaacaccagTCTACATTTCTTGCTTCGAGAGGAGACTTATGACTGTGGAAACTTGCTTGGGGCACATCCAAATTAGCCTAGAAGGACAGACGTCTCACAAAACAAGACTTATGCAAAGCCTCAACCTGAAAAATCATCAGACTAATACATTCTAGGCCTAtcacttaatattaataataaagatTGACATAGCCTTATATTATAATAAGTATCTAACAAATTAACGGGCAAGCATTTGGCGGTGCGTAATTCAATCCGGAACCATTCATGTGGCTCTTGTATCCAGACGGAAGTATAGCTTGAAGCGTACCCACGTGTGACTGTTTACAAGTAGGCTAGTTTGAGCTGTAGGAGGAGGACCCTAGCGCTTCAGACTGTTTGGATTGTGAAATGGATGGTTTGCGTGTATTAGAATTATACAGTGGGATAGGTGGAATGCACTACGCATTGAAAGGCAAGCTTCTTTTACCACTATCAAACATACAACAGCTTTAAGTTAGCAACGCGGAGAAGCCGTATCTGAGCATGAACTTCGAGTCtagccagcgagccagccagccagctaactagctaactaacAAACCTGACAAGACTTGATGATTAGCTTTTTCGTGTGGGTCATGGCCACATTGGAATAGGGCTCTGTGTTGAGAGTAGAATCGAAAAGCGATGCATGTTTGGTGCAATGTCACGCGATGGGAATGTCGTCGGAAAGTGTCTCAGTAAAGTCAGCTGCGGAAGCAGGCAAAGCATACTGTGTAACTTTAGGCTATATTGACCTGTCACTTCACACCTGGGGTAGAGTTACAACAGGTGTCACTGTTTCCTTTAAGGAAGAATGCAAGTTACTCAGCGAGAGGACATTGGCATTTTATGGAAATCATTTGCTCGTTTTAGTACTTGTTTATGGACAAAATCCACAGCAACATTTGTCATCTTACTTCCACCCAATATGGCACATCAGATAGTATACTTTTAGATCTCTTGGGAATATGAATTAACTTTACATTGGGTAGATGTATGCATTATATACATTTATGTAATGTGTTGATCAAATGTTCAAAGTACTGAGTGACCCTTCCACTTATGGTTATTCTGGTTTGCTCAAACTTTTCAGAGAGTGGAGTGATGGCTGAAGTGGTGGCTGCTGTGGACGTCAATACAACAGCCAAtcacatttacaaacacaattTCCCCAACACCACTTTATTGCCCAAGACCATCGAGGTGAGTCAGTCATCAGTTTCCATCAGTACTAAAATGAGTATTAGGCCTCATTTTGACCTCTCTGATCCTGGACTCCTTATGGAAGTTAGAGTGGTCATGTAAAGAATAATAAAACAGTGAGTTGTAAAAATATCTCTGAGAAAATGTCTCTGTCTAGCTAAGTATGGGATTATGTTACCTAGAAAGACTTAGTCAGATATGATGTGGATGTGATATGACCTTAAAAATATAATtctctgtgtgggtgtatgtttaACAAGATGATCTACTGCTGGTATATTgcaaaacataaacttttcctGTTTTACCTATCCCAATACATCCCATGACACACACTGTAATTGGATGTTTTGAGTAAAAGAATAACTTTGGATGTTTAGTGTTGGGTAAAGGTTCCTTGTTGTTGCATGGTCAGCTGAAGGATAATTACACCACCAAAAGCTTCTTACACaaactctctcgctctctctctctatctctctctctcacacacacacacactcacacacactctctttttccacacagagaggaagaacGTTGCTCACATGTAGCTCTATAGCTCTATATGTAATTGTATTGTAAATTGAGGGAAGGAGAAAATACCATCCATTTAAATAGTAGAAAGTGATTCATAGGTCTCATGGACTTTGCTTGCTAACTGTTTTTACTGAACTACTTGACTGCATCTCATGACAGTCTCGTAATTGCAGAGTTCATTAAGGTGACAGTTGTACAAGGTCCTTCTCAGGATTCTTTTACAGATATGTAGGCCACTGAACACAGCAGACATTATCACCCAACTTGTATAATACATTGTACACCTAGACTAGAATTGGCAGACAGGCTAATCATCAATAAGGTGATCTGGCAGTGGAAGGCCTG is part of the Alosa alosa isolate M-15738 ecotype Scorff River chromosome 16, AALO_Geno_1.1, whole genome shotgun sequence genome and harbors:
- the vim gene encoding vimentin yields the protein MSRSTVQSSYNRMFGRTEQRPSMTRSTYSSRQYSSPVRSSRTSYSVSSAPPSIFASKTSRLRSSAMIKLSSDNVDFALSDAITADFKANRTNEKAEMQHLNDRFASYIDKVRFLEQQNKILIAELDQLRGKGMSRVGDLYEEEMRELRRQVDQLTNEKSRVELDRDNLGDDIQKLREKLQDEMLQREDAENNLQGFRQDVDNAALARLDLERKVESLQEEIIFLKKLHDEEMCDLQAQIQQQHVQIDMDVAKPDLTAALRDVRLQYESLATKNLQESEDWYKSKFADLSEAAARNTDAIRQAKQEANDYRRQVQALTCEVDALKGMNESLERQMRETEDCFSNEAAGYQDNIVRLEEDIRNMKDEMARHLREYQDLLNVKMALDIEIATYRKLLEGEESRITTPLPNFSSFNLRESMMEVHGRPMMDTMHKKVLIKTIETRDGEVINESTQNHDDLE